In Thunnus thynnus chromosome 4, fThuThy2.1, whole genome shotgun sequence, a genomic segment contains:
- the LOC137181615 gene encoding mitochondrial intermembrane space import and assembly protein 40-B-like — MTSVREEGKDRIIFATKEDHATPSNAELIEEDPNDPYEERGLILPNGEINWNCPCLGGMASGPCGTEFKDAFSCFHYSKEEVKGSECLEQFRAMQECMQRYPDLYPQEDDKVPEEKSSETEQTSQDSAPVQDSDTPQPNTESSVESS; from the exons GTAAAGACCGAATAATCTTTGCCACCAAAGAGGATCATGCAACACCCAGCAATGCTGAGCTTATAGAGGAGGATCCCAATGACCCCTATGAGGAGCGAG GTCTGATTCTTCCCAATGGGGAGATCAACTGGAACTGCCCCTGCCTCGGCGGGATGGCCAGTGGTCCTTGTGGGACTGAATTTAAGGACGCCTTCTCCTGTTTCCACTACAGTAAGGAGGAGGTGAAGGGCTCTGAATGCCTGGAGCAGTTCAGGGCCATGCAGGAGTGTATGCAGCGCTACCCGGACCTCTACCCGCAAGAAGATGACAAGGTGCCCGAAGAAAAGTCATCTGAAACAGAGCAGACCTCACAAGACTCTGCTCCTGTGCAAGACTCTGATACCCCACAACCCAACACAGAGAGCTCAGTGGAAAGCTCATGA